The genome window GTGAGTAAAATAACTAGTTGACGTCCAAGTCCGGCCATTCGCACACTAACAGGATGTTCCGGATTCGCAAGTACAAATGGAATGCCAGCGTTCCCCTTTGCACTAAGTTCAGGTATTATAGGAAACGTGTCGAGCACTTGCAGACCATTCGGAACAGCTAACATGCCTTGGGTATCCCCCGAAAAGATTGCAGTGGAATGCCCGCAGCATTCGCATTGGAATTGAGACATATTTTCGACGATACCAAGCAGCGGAACCTCCATCCGTCGCATCAAGTCGATCCCTTTCTGAGTATCTGCAAAACTTACCGTCTGAGGCGTTGTAATCAGAAGACATCGTCCTTTCAACAGACGAAGCAGCTGATGGTGAATCTCGGAAGTCCCTGGAGGCATATCGACGATTAATACATCTACATCCCAGCGGGCTTTTATGAGTAACTGATCCAGTGCACCTTCCAAATATTTGCCTGAAAGAGATCTGCTGAGGCCGTTGTTTTCAATCAGTCCAGAGGAAGAGATGCGGATGCCTGCGTAGGTTCCCGGGTGGATTCCCAGTCCTTCTGCTACCATAGACTCTTCTTCAACTCCGGATACCATGGTAGGTATACTCGGCCCTTCAAAATCTGCATCAAACAATCCTACTCTTAACCCTGGTAATGAATAGGCCAAATTTACAGCGAAAGTGGATTTTCCGACTCCACCCTTTCCGCTATAGATGAAAAGTACGTCCATGGCATCCTCCCTCGCCCCTAATAGAAAAGCTAAGCATTTTGCTTCAACGTATGGATCATGTTCACAATGTTGCTCATGGAAGCAAACGTATCATTAATCATGTACTCGTCGGGAATAGTCATTTCAAACTTCTCTTCCAGTTCTAGCAGCAAATCGATCGCTTTCATAGAATCGAGACCTGCACTTTTCAGATCGTCCGTCATCTCCAGATCCCGATGAATTTTCTGCTTTACCAGCGCCGTGACTTCATGTTCAATGTATTCCATGCTCATAAATAGTCCTCCCTTCATGCATTTCATTCACATGCGTTCTTCGTGTTAGAGCAAGCTGTGAAACATGCTTCACGTTACCGTCATCCACGACCAATTCAACGGGAATTTCCCTGCTCAAAAATCCCAATAAACTGGCCGTAATCCCATAAGCCCCAACATTCGGAATGTAGACCTGCTCTTCCAATTGTAAGGAAGGCATAGCTGCTTTTTTGTTGAAAAAATCAAGAGGGGTGCACAGCGGTCCTACAATGTGGGTCGACTCCGGATGAGGGTCGGTCTTCTCTGTGACGGGCTTGATGTCATACTGAACACGTGGAATGCGTCCGAGCCCCGCCATCCCGCCCAGATGGTGAATGCCGCTGTCCAGAACGATAAAGCGGCTGCCCTTACTTTCCTTGATATCCACAACCGAGCTAACGAGAACACCGCATGCGGCCGAAAGATATCGTCCGGACTCATATGCTATAGCAGGCTCTCCCATTCTCCATCCCGGCATATGCTCATCGAGAGCAGTCTCCAATTGGACCTTGATTTCACTAAAATCCGGAGGGGGGCCTGACACAGCATAAGGATGTCCAAATCCCCCTCCTAAATCCACGAATTGGAGTGGGATTCCAGTCTCCTTGGATATTCTAGCAATCACCTGAATGGAAGAGAGAAAAGATTCCGCAAGTCTCTCTGCATTCGCAGTATTGGTGCCATTGAAAATATGAAAACCGGCAATACGAATTTCGTCGCATTCCTGCATTTCCTTCAGCTCTCGCAAAAGCTTCTGCTCATCCGTTCCAAACTGAGAGGGTGTGCCCGTCATGGCCAGTCCAGCATCAGCCAAGCCCTGATCGGGATTGATTCGCATAATGACTTGAATTGGAGGTGTACCAGAAGACACTACAGACCTTAATCTTTCCAGCTCTTTCATTGATTC of Paenibacillus sp. FSL R5-0517 contains these proteins:
- a CDS encoding P-loop NTPase; its protein translation is MDVLFIYSGKGGVGKSTFAVNLAYSLPGLRVGLFDADFEGPSIPTMVSGVEEESMVAEGLGIHPGTYAGIRISSSGLIENNGLSRSLSGKYLEGALDQLLIKARWDVDVLIVDMPPGTSEIHHQLLRLLKGRCLLITTPQTVSFADTQKGIDLMRRMEVPLLGIVENMSQFQCECCGHSTAIFSGDTQGMLAVPNGLQVLDTFPIIPELSAKGNAGIPFVLANPEHPVSVRMAGLGRQLVILLTQKFNTWSVH
- a CDS encoding phosphopantetheine-binding protein, which translates into the protein MSMEYIEHEVTALVKQKIHRDLEMTDDLKSAGLDSMKAIDLLLELEEKFEMTIPDEYMINDTFASMSNIVNMIHTLKQNA
- a CDS encoding decarboxylase; protein product: MDYGELRSKYGSPLYIYDLNILRQSCHRLRDALPEPSMLYYSLKANPHPAIVKQLLDLGCRAEVSSLGELNSVLEAGGLPRDVLYTGPGKSESELKVAVAQGVQWFSVESMKELERLRSVVSSGTPPIQVIMRINPDQGLADAGLAMTGTPSQFGTDEQKLLRELKEMQECDEIRIAGFHIFNGTNTANAERLAESFLSSIQVIARISKETGIPLQFVDLGGGFGHPYAVSGPPPDFSEIKVQLETALDEHMPGWRMGEPAIAYESGRYLSAACGVLVSSVVDIKESKGSRFIVLDSGIHHLGGMAGLGRIPRVQYDIKPVTEKTDPHPESTHIVGPLCTPLDFFNKKAAMPSLQLEEQVYIPNVGAYGITASLLGFLSREIPVELVVDDGNVKHVSQLALTRRTHVNEMHEGRTIYEHGIH